A region of Solibacillus isronensis DNA encodes the following proteins:
- a CDS encoding YtxH domain-containing protein codes for MAQTSYNNLSTTTENDNNGKLLRGMVIGAVIGGALSMLDSTTRNKVTETTKNMKDSTMDMYSQVKNNPSEVKDDLQERLKSASSVLKEAISDAQNLYEKVNNNIIQPVTMVTEESSEILSHAKDATTDLKDIGGKVKEAGEEVKGSSNG; via the coding sequence ATGGCACAAACTTCGTATAATAATTTATCAACGACAACTGAAAATGATAATAATGGTAAGCTTTTAAGAGGAATGGTAATTGGGGCAGTAATTGGTGGTGCGCTTTCAATGCTTGACTCTACTACTAGAAATAAAGTAACGGAGACAACTAAAAATATGAAAGATTCGACAATGGATATGTACAGTCAAGTAAAAAACAATCCTTCAGAAGTAAAAGATGACTTGCAGGAGCGTCTAAAATCGGCTTCTTCCGTACTGAAAGAAGCAATAAGCGATGCTCAAAACCTTTACGAAAAAGTAAACAACAACATTATTCAACCAGTTACTATGGTAACGGAAGAATCAAGTGAAATTCTTTCACATGCAAAAGATGCCACAACGGATTTAAAAGATATTGGCGGGAAAGTGAAAGAAGCAGGCGAAGAAGTGAAGGGTAGCAGTAATGGGTAA
- a CDS encoding HAD family hydrolase gives MFKAVLFDLDGTLLNRDKSVDFFINHQYERLNKILSHIPKEQYVSRFIELDNHGYVWKDKVYQQLIEEFNICSVTWEELLEDYLANFKHHCVGFPHIHEMLEELKNNKIALGMITNGYGQFQMDNIKALNIESYFDVILVSEWEGVKKTDPLIFLNALEKLNVEPSESLFIGDHPDNDVRAAQNVGMASVWKKDNQWTDVKADAIIDDYLELSQLLKNLSSNKNCNTYSLLK, from the coding sequence ATGTTTAAAGCTGTATTATTTGATTTAGATGGAACGTTACTGAATCGCGATAAGTCAGTAGATTTTTTTATAAACCACCAATATGAAAGACTGAATAAGATACTTTCTCATATTCCAAAAGAGCAATATGTTTCACGATTTATTGAACTAGATAATCATGGATATGTTTGGAAAGATAAAGTGTACCAACAACTAATTGAAGAATTTAATATATGTTCAGTAACTTGGGAAGAACTTCTCGAAGATTATTTGGCCAATTTCAAACACCATTGTGTAGGATTTCCTCATATTCATGAAATGCTTGAGGAATTAAAAAATAATAAAATTGCTTTAGGTATGATTACAAATGGATATGGTCAGTTCCAAATGGACAACATTAAAGCTTTGAATATTGAAAGTTATTTTGACGTAATTTTAGTATCCGAATGGGAAGGGGTCAAGAAAACTGATCCCCTCATCTTTTTAAACGCATTAGAAAAATTAAATGTAGAGCCTTCAGAAAGTCTATTTATTGGAGACCATCCTGATAATGATGTGAGAGCTGCTCAAAATGTAGGAATGGCAAGTGTTTGGAAAAAAGATAATCAATGGACTGATGTAAAGGCTGATGCAATAATTGATGATTATTTAGAACTTTCTCAGCTATTAAAGAATTTAAGCAGTAACAAAAATTGCAATACATATAGCTTGCTCAAATAA
- a CDS encoding DUF5658 family protein — translation MKNLFNIKRLLLVILLLNLIDGICTAWGLSNEWIEEANPLMSSFSPLTILGIKVTLSGAILLLWKSNFPTRLTNVWRVVLTFVMFLYTGIFVMHITWISML, via the coding sequence ATGAAAAATTTGTTCAATATCAAACGTTTGTTGTTGGTTATTTTATTATTAAATCTAATTGATGGCATTTGTACGGCTTGGGGACTCAGTAATGAATGGATTGAAGAAGCGAACCCACTGATGAGTTCGTTTTCACCCTTAACAATCCTTGGAATAAAAGTCACTTTATCTGGTGCCATTTTGTTATTGTGGAAATCAAATTTCCCTACAAGATTAACGAATGTTTGGCGAGTAGTTCTTACTTTCGTCATGTTCTTATATACTGGGATTTTTGTTATGCACATAACCTGGATTTCAATGTTGTAG
- a CDS encoding alpha/beta-type small acid-soluble spore protein, with protein sequence MAKKNRNKILVPEAKQELDLLKAKVTGSSNPEVTALEVAKELGIPLKEGYNGQLTSFEAGKVGGKIGGSMVKELIKMAQESLKKDQ encoded by the coding sequence ATGGCAAAGAAAAATCGAAATAAAATTCTTGTACCCGAAGCTAAACAAGAGCTGGATCTATTAAAAGCGAAAGTAACCGGTTCTAGCAACCCTGAAGTGACAGCGCTAGAGGTAGCTAAGGAATTAGGTATCCCTCTAAAAGAAGGATATAACGGCCAACTTACTTCTTTTGAAGCTGGAAAAGTAGGCGGGAAAATTGGTGGTAGCATGGTTAAGGAGCTTATTAAAATGGCACAAGAAAGTTTAAAGAAAGATCAATAA
- a CDS encoding anti-sigma factor: MDSYDKLLEKAKKEGIKQTNIGKKQVNRAISSSKWKLILSTITVVLLIVPICYMLTFGYYAFGTKSTTLMDVASKTLYITEPNTTLEEMEFDMDFSLFSMDLSFEQYKQIGDEFYPAKNYDLHFVLDDLVSKETDSKLEKLYPKNPTDTNQWIAHPSQFLVDFNIYNESKVLSGLPEETVVEAYISLNDLYEVKEVENVMENVHVTWAAIYTGTEDKMLSSNGDLISPIGYPVQPDQSYWSPFRDSPSHAETFLKMMKDLLPFEDLAVKLSPHKSLELEERIQYIENNGFKTYGVVVTGPKNEIESLGKLDMVRFLKVGEVKLWNWVH, from the coding sequence ATGGATTCATATGATAAATTATTAGAAAAAGCAAAGAAGGAAGGAATTAAACAAACAAACATAGGCAAGAAACAGGTGAATAGGGCTATTAGTTCTTCTAAATGGAAGTTAATTCTCTCAACTATAACTGTTGTGCTTTTAATTGTACCTATCTGCTATATGTTGACCTTTGGCTATTATGCGTTTGGAACAAAATCAACAACTTTAATGGACGTCGCTAGTAAGACACTTTATATCACTGAACCCAATACAACTTTAGAGGAGATGGAGTTTGATATGGATTTTTCACTCTTCTCAATGGATTTGTCATTTGAACAATATAAACAAATTGGTGATGAATTTTATCCAGCAAAAAACTATGATTTACATTTTGTACTTGATGACTTAGTGAGTAAAGAGACAGATTCTAAATTAGAAAAATTATATCCTAAAAATCCAACAGATACTAATCAATGGATTGCTCACCCAAGTCAGTTTCTCGTAGATTTCAATATTTATAACGAGTCGAAAGTCTTATCTGGATTGCCGGAGGAAACGGTTGTTGAAGCGTATATTTCGTTAAATGACCTATATGAAGTAAAAGAAGTTGAAAATGTAATGGAAAATGTACATGTAACATGGGCAGCTATTTATACCGGGACGGAAGATAAAATGCTAAGTTCTAATGGGGACCTTATTTCACCAATCGGATATCCTGTTCAACCAGATCAATCCTATTGGTCGCCTTTTCGAGATTCCCCTTCACATGCGGAAACATTTTTAAAAATGATGAAGGACTTACTGCCTTTTGAAGATTTAGCTGTAAAGTTATCACCTCATAAAAGTCTTGAATTAGAAGAACGTATTCAATACATTGAGAACAATGGGTTTAAAACCTATGGAGTTGTTGTTACCGGACCAAAAAACGAAATCGAATCACTCGGAAAATTGGATATGGTTCGCTTTCTTAAAGTAGGAGAGGTGAAATTATGGAATTGGGTGCATTAA
- a CDS encoding sigma-70 family RNA polymerase sigma factor: MELKQVYALYSNDLYRYLFSLSKNHADAEDLLQETFAKAYIVLLTDEIEEIKPWLFKVGYYTYIDHLRKGKRTILTNEFSQVDLNTPENIIVENDAYIELLRYLEEIKPIEKQAILLCDVHDCTYEQAATILDIKLNTLKSHLVRGRKKIREMLSKEGS, encoded by the coding sequence ATGGAACTCAAGCAGGTATATGCACTATACTCCAATGATTTATATCGCTATTTATTTTCTCTATCAAAAAACCATGCCGACGCAGAGGACTTACTTCAGGAAACCTTTGCTAAGGCATACATTGTCCTGCTCACTGATGAAATTGAGGAAATAAAACCTTGGTTATTTAAAGTAGGCTATTACACATACATTGATCATCTTAGAAAAGGAAAGCGCACTATTTTGACGAATGAATTTTCACAAGTAGATTTAAATACTCCGGAGAATATTATAGTAGAAAATGATGCCTACATAGAGTTATTGCGTTATTTAGAGGAGATAAAGCCGATAGAAAAACAAGCGATCTTATTATGTGATGTACATGATTGTACGTATGAGCAAGCTGCAACGATTTTAGATATAAAGTTAAATACCTTAAAGAGTCATTTAGTTCGTGGGAGGAAGAAGATACGGGAGATGTTATCCAAGGAGGGTTCATAA